The following coding sequences lie in one Alicyclobacillus curvatus genomic window:
- the ltrA gene encoding group II intron reverse transcriptase/maturase — MEQRPFSRLHYLLRWNVWIDQSIENVLSNAGAHTSGVDNMTKKDYTTQEARQQLRKEVKHVLRSYMSSPVRRVFIRKLNKPTEKRPLGIPTIVDRVAQDVVRSILEPIYEGKQHPHSYGFRPFRGTHHAIERVRFLIGRHRYEWIVELDIKGFFDNVDHEILLSLLRRTIHDRRLTRVIRNMLKAGLIYEGEFEETELGTPQGGVISPILGNIYLNELDRFIGSKYEFLSPYERSKSKIPCYIVRYADDAVILCRSKEHAELLKEEIAQFLQEKLRLQLSPEKTLVTHADEGFDFLGFNIRRWTRQGKTRVLAKPSRKVIQRFRDTLAKDSKALQIAPGTAAIALLNKKIRGFAEYFRRGNAKDTFLTLDYYLWWLVFHRLKQRTREPPGVVARRFQYRYNEAANLPHHRKSTAKNFGFRDGDGNVHMLDKFGLYKIEYPDKCSQKNPYVVEDREWLDGNRKLRETMKVQQTRFIQRLYGLSKNWGHYRQHIIQRQNNRCSICGCKLMRRNVHVHYLPKTAGERSSQGELIPDNLVASCVSCYRQMRQQRMRK; from the coding sequence TTGGAGCAACGACCTTTTTCAAGACTGCATTATCTGCTGAGATGGAATGTCTGGATTGACCAATCGATTGAGAACGTCCTCAGTAACGCAGGTGCGCACACATCCGGCGTAGATAACATGACGAAGAAGGATTACACAACGCAGGAAGCTAGGCAGCAACTTCGGAAAGAAGTCAAACATGTACTCCGTTCGTACATGTCCAGCCCGGTACGAAGAGTATTTATCCGGAAGCTTAACAAGCCCACGGAAAAGCGCCCGCTCGGTATCCCCACTATCGTCGACCGCGTTGCCCAAGATGTTGTCCGCAGCATCCTGGAACCCATCTACGAAGGGAAGCAGCACCCGCACAGTTACGGGTTCCGACCATTTCGCGGCACACACCACGCCATTGAGAGAGTCCGCTTTCTCATTGGCAGACACCGCTATGAATGGATCGTCGAACTCGATATTAAAGGATTCTTCGACAACGTAGATCACGAAATCCTGCTCAGCCTTTTGCGACGGACGATTCATGATCGCCGACTCACACGAGTCATCCGCAACATGCTAAAAGCGGGACTGATTTACGAAGGAGAATTTGAGGAAACTGAACTGGGTACTCCGCAAGGCGGGGTGATCAGTCCAATTCTTGGAAATATTTATCTGAATGAGCTGGACAGATTCATTGGAAGCAAGTATGAGTTTCTTTCACCTTACGAGCGGAGTAAGTCGAAAATCCCCTGCTACATTGTCCGGTATGCAGATGATGCGGTAATTCTCTGTAGAAGTAAGGAGCACGCTGAACTGCTGAAGGAAGAGATTGCACAATTCCTTCAGGAGAAGCTCAGGCTCCAGTTGTCCCCAGAGAAGACACTCGTCACACATGCAGATGAGGGGTTCGACTTCCTTGGATTCAACATTCGACGATGGACGCGGCAAGGAAAGACACGAGTTCTTGCCAAGCCGAGTCGAAAAGTGATTCAACGGTTCAGAGACACATTAGCTAAGGATTCGAAGGCACTACAAATAGCACCTGGCACAGCTGCCATTGCGCTCCTAAACAAAAAGATTCGAGGATTTGCCGAATACTTCCGACGAGGGAACGCAAAGGACACTTTCCTTACCCTCGATTACTATCTCTGGTGGCTTGTGTTTCACAGGCTTAAACAGAGAACACGAGAACCACCAGGTGTTGTGGCTCGGAGATTTCAATACCGATACAATGAGGCTGCTAATCTACCGCACCACCGGAAGTCCACGGCGAAGAATTTTGGGTTTAGAGATGGCGACGGCAATGTGCATATGCTCGATAAGTTTGGACTCTACAAGATAGAGTATCCAGACAAGTGCTCACAAAAGAATCCCTATGTAGTCGAGGACCGAGAATGGCTAGATGGAAACCGAAAGCTCCGCGAAACGATGAAGGTACAACAGACCAGATTCATTCAGAGGCTATATGGACTGTCCAAGAATTGGGGGCATTACAGACAGCACATTATACAACGGCAGAACAACCGATGTAGTATCTGTGGATGCAAGCTGATGCGCCGAAATGTTCATGTCCATTACCTTCCAAAAACAGCAGGAGAACGCTCATCTCAAGGGGAATTGATACCAGACAATCTTGTTGCCTCGTGCGTTTCATGCTACAGGCAAATGCGACAGCAGCGCATGCGTAAGTAA
- a CDS encoding GNAT family N-acetyltransferase produces MFKDSDGRQIVDLFYETIHAVNIRDYTQEQVDAWAPKLSGSELEERVKRFTKSLGESITYVADNEGVVIGFANITEDGYLDFMFVHKDYQGQGVASNLLQILQEEAIRLGVKRVWANVSITAKPFFERHGFVTVQPQTVKRRGVSINNFRMEKTLLR; encoded by the coding sequence ATGTTCAAAGACTCCGATGGGAGACAGATTGTGGACCTTTTTTATGAAACAATCCATGCCGTCAACATACGAGATTATACTCAAGAACAGGTTGATGCTTGGGCACCAAAACTGTCTGGAAGTGAACTGGAGGAACGCGTCAAAAGGTTCACAAAGTCTCTTGGTGAGAGTATTACTTATGTTGCTGATAATGAAGGGGTTGTTATTGGCTTTGCAAACATAACCGAGGACGGGTATCTTGACTTTATGTTTGTACATAAAGACTATCAAGGGCAAGGTGTTGCTTCTAATCTGTTACAAATACTTCAAGAAGAAGCAATTCGACTGGGAGTAAAACGGGTATGGGCTAATGTGAGTATTACGGCAAAACCCTTTTTTGAGCGTCATGGATTTGTAACTGTTCAACCTCAAACAGTGAAAAGACGTGGAGTCTCTATTAACAATTTCAGGATGGAAAAAACATTACTCAGGTAA
- a CDS encoding SRPBCC domain-containing protein, translating to MGKNISQVTINAPVSKVWDVITRPEMVKQWQYGSDLTTDWQVGSDIRFHSEWQGNVYEQWGKVLEVVPHSLVRYSLFAPRPGLEDVPENYFVMTYTLTEQGDDTILTIEMNDNRPGTSDEESVDEDGQSILTMLKSVAEAS from the coding sequence ATGGGAAAGAACATTTCCCAAGTTACAATCAATGCCCCTGTGAGCAAAGTTTGGGATGTCATCACTAGACCCGAGATGGTTAAACAATGGCAGTATGGAAGTGACCTCACGACAGACTGGCAAGTGGGGAGTGACATTCGCTTTCACAGCGAATGGCAGGGCAACGTTTATGAACAGTGGGGTAAGGTACTAGAAGTTGTCCCGCATAGCTTAGTGAGGTATTCACTATTTGCTCCTCGTCCTGGCTTAGAAGATGTTCCTGAGAACTACTTTGTGATGACATACACACTGACGGAGCAAGGGGACGATACAATCCTCACGATTGAAATGAATGACAATAGACCAGGAACGAGTGACGAGGAATCTGTTGACGAAGATGGGCAGTCGATTCTTACCATGCTTAAGAGCGTAGCCGAAGCAAGTTAA
- a CDS encoding DUF1453 family protein, with amino-acid sequence MELGIYLMLGVVVAAFIIWRIRRVVKPSMRPVTGRRLFLMLMLVLILIALDWGLSSSYIHYPPVWMTVVTAAIGIAMSLPLIFTTHYERRTDGQIYSKQSRLFIVSVLGLIIIRALGDFLLRRYVNSEIFAFLTYVLVLAYFVPWRLACLMKYRRIASQSVNSAES; translated from the coding sequence ATGGAACTAGGGATTTATCTAATGTTAGGGGTTGTCGTTGCTGCGTTCATTATTTGGCGTATACGACGGGTAGTCAAACCATCAATGAGACCTGTCACGGGTCGTAGACTGTTTCTCATGTTAATGTTGGTGCTAATTTTAATCGCTTTGGATTGGGGATTATCATCTTCATATATTCACTACCCACCGGTGTGGATGACTGTTGTAACAGCGGCCATTGGTATTGCCATGTCTCTACCATTGATTTTTACAACTCACTATGAGAGAAGAACGGATGGTCAAATCTACAGCAAACAAAGCCGATTGTTCATCGTCAGTGTTTTAGGTTTGATCATCATCAGAGCACTCGGAGATTTTTTACTACGGCGGTATGTTAATTCTGAGATTTTTGCGTTTTTGACTTATGTTCTTGTTCTTGCCTATTTTGTACCTTGGCGACTGGCCTGTCTGATGAAGTATCGTCGTATTGCATCACAAAGTGTTAACTCTGCGGAATCCTGA
- a CDS encoding MerR family transcriptional regulator translates to MSRQLYHTNDFAKKSSVSVRTLQFYDKKGLLSPSEYTQSGYRLYSDDDLIQLQQILALKYLGFSLTEIKNLIQQGAKEFLVALTAQKEMLIDKRRQIDSIITAIEKIEMMEAERLDYEALVRIIEVIQLDLKPDWVSKYLSPDERRTMREIAKQSFSNEALRKLAQQEFTEEIHQQYGHFYDELRRLVAENTDPASEEAQILAQYLTDLNRQRSQGWDQEILAGMKKSWETFDSLPEDKKPQMYALTSDEREFIKQACSILYTQRSDARD, encoded by the coding sequence TTGAGTCGTCAACTTTATCATACAAATGATTTTGCCAAGAAATCGTCTGTATCCGTGCGGACGCTTCAGTTCTATGACAAGAAGGGCTTACTGTCGCCTTCGGAGTACACGCAATCTGGGTACAGGTTATATTCGGACGATGATTTGATTCAATTACAGCAGATTTTAGCCCTCAAATACCTTGGGTTCTCCCTGACCGAAATAAAAAATCTTATCCAGCAAGGAGCAAAGGAGTTTCTTGTTGCACTTACAGCACAGAAGGAAATGTTAATTGACAAACGGCGACAAATTGACTCCATCATTACAGCGATTGAGAAGATTGAAATGATGGAAGCTGAAAGATTGGACTATGAAGCCCTAGTTAGGATAATCGAGGTGATTCAATTGGATTTGAAGCCAGATTGGGTAAGCAAATATTTGAGCCCTGATGAACGGAGAACTATGCGTGAAATCGCCAAACAATCGTTTTCCAATGAAGCTTTGAGGAAGCTGGCACAACAAGAATTTACTGAAGAAATACATCAACAATATGGTCATTTTTATGATGAGCTTAGACGACTGGTCGCAGAGAATACAGACCCAGCCAGTGAGGAGGCACAGATTCTTGCTCAATATTTGACTGATCTAAACAGGCAACGTTCTCAGGGGTGGGATCAGGAGATACTCGCAGGAATGAAGAAGAGCTGGGAAACATTCGACTCGTTGCCCGAAGACAAGAAACCTCAGATGTACGCCCTCACGTCAGACGAAAGAGAATTCATCAAGCAAGCTTGTTCAATACTGTACACACAAAGAAGCGATGCAAGAGACTAG